The DNA segment gtcttgggaagcccgtggttgggcgttggctgacaaTGCgcagttgtgggctggttgaagtttaacgggcactcgaggtcagactcggagacatggcgttacaaaacttagctcagaacacaaaactctcaaacggaaaagaaaagaaactaaagtaaaagaaaagaagtaaagtctGACGAGACTAGGAACCGCACTCAAAGAACgttaaaagtgatgacaaaaagaatggctaaaagcaaaagctaaaagaaaaagctaaaagcaaaatttgatggagtcctgagtatttaaactggcctttcggccacacctcaaatgttgtcttgaccaattagatattgtctttgctcggggtgttgcgatgtttgtcccacccattcataaatcatatgttatcatatcaatcacgtggtccaaattttcccgctcttgcagggtataattttggacattattcctatgataagaaaatgatacatttgacaaataattggTGGTCAGAAATGTTTCAGGCAAGAAGATTGAAACaaacacatactaaacatgaatatgaatccttaagctattcaatatttactaaaaagacatacacaataagtgattagaaacatgatagtcgaATGTGTGAGTTTTatggatggtgtcttgtagtttgtgatggctctcagacctttccacactgatgttgagtcattggaagtgaactgatcttccaactttttagtgTAGGTTCTTTTAGCCACAAACGAGGCTCTGTTAAAACAACTATAAATGGTTAAACTCAGCTAAAcatctatttaaaaattatttgttgtgGGTCGGTGTTTGGGGAAGATTAATCTGTAACcagtgaatgtaaacagtaagAACAAATTTTAGCTGTTGCGACATGTCAGTGGTGTTACAGTTATATTACAGCAGCACCTCAAATCCCAAGCTTTTTAATACAGGATTTGCAAAATGTTCATTCATGAGAAATGAGACAGTTCCCACTTTATTTGGATAATTTTACTCATCTGGATAGCAACCTTTAAATAGGATTAATTATGTACATATGTTAAtgtgaaaaagttaggacaccctattgAATTCCATGGTTTTCCATATcaggacataaaaaaataatttggttttTGCAAAGTTGCATCTGAACAAACCATAAGACTTGAGATAGGTTGAGATGTTTGGCCATAATGCACAGAAAACCAAACACAGCATATTGGCACAAGCACCTCATCCCAAAAGTCACACATGCTGGTGGAAGGCTGATGATTTTGGACTTGTTTTGTAGCCACAGGCCCTGAGGCCCATTGAGTCGACCATGAACTCCTTTGTATAGCAAAGTATTCTAGAGTCAAATGTATAGCCATCCATCTGACAGCTAAAGCTTGGCCAAAACTGGGTCATGCAACTGGACAAGGATCCCAAGCACAGCAGGAAAAACTACAACAGAAtggctgaaaaagaaaagaatcaaggGGTTGCAATGGTTGAAGTCCAGACCTCATTCTGACTGAAATGCTGTGGTGAAAACTGTGTATAAACAAGTGTCCACAAACCTCAATAAACTTGAGCAATGttgtaaagaagagtgggccaataCTCCTCCAGAACAATCTGATAAAGTCGTACTGATAATTATTACTTCAAGTTATTGCTGCTAAAAGTAGATCTACAAGTAGTTGAATCATAGGGTGTCCTTAGTTTTTCAACCATGGCTTTTTTTATCTTggcattattttttgtaaaaaaaaataatatataataaataataataataaaataatgatagtgTGATGTATTATGtgttgttcatctgaggttttatCTTCTAAATTTCAAGACCTTAGACATTAAATGTATTTCacttatttaacttaatttttgtttataagttacatactctattaaaaaaaaaatcctagtgtTGAAGtccataaaatatttaagatctattcatattaaaatctaattcgcgtaatattaatatactatcTGAACCACagctattcactttcattgtcaaaattacactttaaaaatgatACTCTCTATTAATAACAATCtcaaaacaatgtaaacatattgaaataagacattttgatATTAACTTAGTAAGTTTCCCATTGTTTATCATGGAAATAGTCTTTGAACTTCTGATCACTCTTGTACGTTACAATCAACAGCTTTGAtctttgagtgatttttttttatctgatttgaTCTTTGCCTTGCttctttgtgtatatttttgGATTTCCTTTCATTAAACTACTGCGTTAGGATCCTACTACTaagatgttaaaaaataataatttaatgaaaaaaaatgacaacaaattgACATTCAGCCTATTTTTAAAATTTCCTGAAAACGTCCCACCTCATCTTGTGGATTTGTGTAACTCTGTGCAACACTGTGACAATAGTATATTATGAGaaatgcatgtaaacctgttgtaggTGACTAAGGGCCCTTTAAGAAAATgagttaatattattatatatgataaattTCTGTAAGAAACATAATCTCTTTTACATTCTCTTTCAGTTGACAAAGCCCCCGGACAGATTGACAGCAGCACTGAGACTGGAGTCAGTGTTGATGTGAAAGCTGAAACAGGTGCAACTGTAAATGCTCATTTATTGACTGGAAACACCTTCACAGGACAAGTAAACTTTTACAACTCAGCTGCTACAGGAAAAGGTACATGTACATTATTATGACAAGACACACTTTTAATACTAACATTTTAGTAAGGACTGGTAATGTGATTTTAATCAAAGACTAACTTTAATaccattttcactttttatctatatattctgtttatttccCTCATTTCATATGCATCGTTTCTATCTGCTCACGGATTAACTGAAATGCTCAGAGACAGCAGAGAAGCAAAGAGAAGAACAAGGTAAACCAATATTAAAAGATAGAGagagtcattcattcagaaaaaCCTGATTTGCAGAAATGAAGACAGTGCTAAGTATATATTTTGATTGTCAGTGCGAGTATGTATACAGAAAAGGCTGATTAAGACACAAAAGCTGCTTTTCTGAGGAGTCGAGATAATGTCTTAACTCCATCAGAGGCAGTTCACAGTCACGGCCATGAGTGTAATCTGTTGTAAGAGCAAATCTGCTGCATAGTTCAGGACACCTGGAATACGAATGGCCCACAGAGATTTTAGCCTCCGCTGACTCCAAAGGGGCAGATGGTGGGAAAGTTGTGACATGACAGGAACAAATACAAGCCACCGTCACTGTGTTGTCTATCCGGACTAACATGTGCTTTCCTTGAACCCAAGTATGCCCTTCAGGGCAAAAACCACTGTCAACAAGTCCAATTGATATGCCAATGGAGCCGAGAGCATGTCCAGGTCCCTGAGACTGCAAACCTTATGTCTGtggcacatggcaccccagcctaTCTTAGAGGTATTTGTTATTACAACAACACACCTGTAGACCTATGCCAGGGGTACCCCGGCCGCTAGCAATATAGGATCGGTCTAAGGGCTGAATGTGTGACACCATTGCCATGTAACTGGTACATGGTGAGTATCATGGTGGGGACTTGGTTGCGCAGCCCGTGCTGAAGCGGTTTCATGTGCATCAACCCGCAATCACACACTCAATCTGATGGACATCAGTGTACCCCCATGCTGCCCCAGCATCAAGGGTGGTGAGTACGAAGAAGCCAATATATTGtgttctggaagaaaaaaagtaCCTTTCATGATTTTGTCAGCTCTTCATGCACTCCTCATGCACTGAAGTGTCTCAAACCTAAACGTCACATCATAAGACAGATGCTCGGCCAAGCCGTCTGATTCACGCCCACTCTCCAGTGCAGCAAGCGAGAGTTCCTCGTCCCAAGCCTTTAGCAGACATGTTTAAACCATCAAAGTAATTTACTCACAGTTCTAACATGCTGTTTTCTAAGCCCACACAACTAAAAGCATTGCCCTGTGATGGAAATCATGTCACAAGTGAAACTGAAATCACAGTCAGGTGTTGCTGAGGGattttgtgacattttcatttattagtgGAAAAcagataatgaaataaatgactgaaattatttataatataactttacatcatgtttaaaggattagttcaaccAATTACCATTACAGGagaaaaccaatcagctgtgccatgtgataatgtcATCAGGTCAGACTGAGTTAGAGCTATCGGACTGTGCTATCTAGAATTTCATGCTAGAactctgtatttatatttatatatttactatttatatattattattataattattataacaaatattattatatattatttgatatatatttacttactctttgttgttgtttttttaaaggctcAGTTACAGTGGACAGTAAGGCTGCTCTTCATGATTACACagagaaactgaaaaacaaattaaaccagGACTGTGAGCGGATATTGGTTGGTAATTCACAGACCGGCCATCAGAAATACCTGAATGATATTTACACTGATCTATATGTGGTGCAGAATGAGACTGGAGGAAGAGTGAATGaccatgaggtgagacagatcgAACTGAATCTCAAACAGTCTAATTGCAAGGATACACCAATCGAGTGCAGTAACATTTTCAAAGTCAATATGGGTAGAAGAAACAGAAAGGTGCTGACGATGGGGATCGCAGGAGtgggaaaaacagtctctgttaGTAAATTCATCCTTGACTGggctgaaggaaaagaaaatcaggACATATCCTTAATTTTTCCTCTGCCGTTCCGTGAACTAAATCTGATCACACAGAAATTGAGTCTCATGGAGCTGCTTCACAAATTCTGCTTCAGCAGTTCTGAACAACTGCCCTCTCTTCCTGAAGGTGATGGTGAGGtcatgttcatctttgatggGCTAGATGAATGTCGCTTCCctttgagctttaaaaaaaatgacagcattACAAGTGTTCATGAAAAAACAACATTGAGTAATATGATTACAAGCCTGATCAAAACACATCttgttccctctgctctcatctggatcacatccagaccagcagcagccagtcTGATACCCCGAGACTACATTAATCAGGTGACAGAGGTGCGAGGATTCAATGATGAGCAAAAAGAGAAATACTTCAATAAAAACAGCAGTGCTGAGGTTGCTGGAATCATTATCCGTCACATCAGGAAAATCAGGAGCCtgtacatcatgtgccacatccccgtcttctgctggatctctctCAATGTTCTTCAGCCTCTACTGGATCAAAAGGGCAATGACAAAATGCCCACAACTCTCACAGGGATGTACATAAACTTCTTAATTTCTCAGCAGCAAAAGATGGTAGAAAAATACTGTGATGACCCTGAATCCAAAGACAATGCAATGTCTTTTGATAAGATTATTCTGAAGCTTGGGGAGCTGGCGTTTAAACAGCTAGAGAAAGGacatctgattttctacaaagaAGATCTTGAGGAGTGTGGATTAGATGTCAGTGATGGGTCTGTGTTTTCTGGGTTATGCACTCAGATTTTTCATAAGGCCGTTTCAACAAGAAATGTTTACAGCTTTGTACATCTCAGCATCCAAGAGTTCCTTGCTGGTCTCTATGTGTTTTTGATTTACAAAGATGAGAAAGCAAACCCATTTCTTCAATCCAGGAAAGAAAAAGTTGCATGGAAATTCTCCAAAAAGCCACTGTTTCACCTTCACAAGGCTGCGATCAACAAGGCCTTACAAAGTAAGAATGGACACCTTGACCTTTTCCTCCGGTTCCTCTTGGGGCtttcactggagtccaatcagcgTGACCTGACGGAACTACTGCCAAAACTGAAGCTTAAaacagagaaaattaaatacactgCTGAATATATCAGAAAGAAAATAGAGGAGGAGAACTCAGTAGAGAGGACCATCAATCTCTTCTACTGTCTGAGTGAACTGAAAGATGACTACGTAGAGGAAATCCAGAAGAATTTCAGAACAGGAAATCTTTCTGTAGAGAATCTGTCCTCTGCTCAGTGGTCAGCTCTGGTGTTTGTGCTCCTGATATCAGAAGAAACACAAGAAATATTTGAGCTGCAGAAATACGGAAGATCTGATGAAACACTGATGAGACTGCTGCCAGTCATCAAAAACACCAAAAGAGCGCTGTGAGAGTCTtctttacattcatttatataaactgttattgggttttattttacatgggaatactgttttgaaaaattaaaaaaatttaaatactatatatcatttgtgtgtaatgatattaaatggcaataaatctaatgctgtacTTATGGCCTTTATGTATAGTGCAGTATATGGTCTAACGAATAATTGTAACTACAGTTATAACATATTGTAATACTTTACAGCTTtagaaagtaaaatgcattaaaatacatgaccaaaaaaacaaaaaacaaacacagaatctgccaaaattttaaagcattttaactttggttacaattatttataaagaGGTATAATAAGttacaatgtacattatgaatacctttgtAACTCATTATACATTAGGGCTTCAAGTAAATTCTTGTCAagtttaataattacataatagaTCTGGGCTAGTATGTATAAAACTTCTCAGAAATGCTTTTAAGAATAGTCTTAAGCTGTGATTTAGGTGTCAAAATTTCTTAGTTTCAAGTAGGATTATTTGTTCTTCCCACAGGCTACGTAACTGTATGCTCACTAGTCAGTCCTGTGAAAGTTTGTCTTCATCTCTGCAATCATCAAACTCAgctctgagagagctggaccttaGCTGTAATGAGCTGCAGGATTCTGGAGTGGAACTtctctctgatggactgaagagtccaaactgtcagctagAGATACTGAGGTTTgagtttgaaatatttacattgttttgatttttccTGTTAATTATAAATCATCACATTGCTCTGATTTATCATGTGTTTTTTAGACTGCCCATATGTAGCCTCACAGCTCAGTGCTGTAAAAGTTTGTCATCAGCTCTACTGTCATCTGTCATtggagagctggatctgagtaacaatgacctgcaggattctggagtgaagcttctctctgatggactgaagagctTACACTGTCAGCTAAAGATACtgaggtaaatgttttttttttcataaaataaacaacaaaattctacctaaataaaatgacaattcaATTTCATTATCAAACTGCTCTCAATACAATGCCAGAACTGTCACGatacgcacacagacaggtagatccaattgcagtaagtCTTTATTAggggcaatccaaaatcataaatccagccaggcaggggtcaaaaccaaacataaaccgtccaaaacacgaaacactcacgagggaaccaggaaaaaagcagggtgacattcaacaaggactccgtaatcatgacagaaacaaccagggtatttaaagacaggtgcaaacaaggtaagtggtgacagctgaacccaataaacagtgatgaacagataaggctagtgggaaatgtagttctgaagggggtgacaataaggggaagtgagacctctagtggccacccagggagacacagaacagacaccgtgacactaccccccctctaaggagcagcttccagatgctcctcagaacaaaaacacaaaacaaagagaccaggagggaggtggactggtggaggcagaacagggggagggatggcgggccaggcccgtgtaggggaactgggaccggcagcgatgactcccctggtagcccaggtggcttggtcagatcagggggccacggtggacccgaaagttcaggggaccacgagggaccaggcagttcaggtggccacggtggacccgaaagttcaggggaccacgaggggaccaggcagttcaggtggccacggtggatcagtccattctcgttgtgcagacggccagggaggaattcgccatttgagtggcccgaacagaacctgccaatcggggagccagtaaggagcaggctgtggcgatggccaggtcacggcattgggaacggcatcgggaacggcctcagccaagggcaccgcctcgggaacggccttggacacgggcaTCGCCTCCCAtcgaaccatctcgggccccgcatcggcctccggaacagcatcgggcaccgcctcgggaatggcctcaggaacggcctcaggaatggcctcggACTCGGCCTCggactcgggcaccgcctcgggaacggcctcaggaacggcctcaggaacgacACGGACAACGACaccgggaacggccttggacaaggacaccgcctcgggaacgacctctgcatcgggcaccacctcgggaatggcctcggcatcgggcaccgcctcggcatcgggcaccgcctcggcaacggccttggacaaggacaccgcctcgggaacgacctctgcctgcgcatcggggcaccgcctcgggaacgacctctgcctgcgcatcgggcaccgcctcgggaacgacctctgcctgcgcatcgggaaccgcctcgggaacgacctcggcctgcgcatcgggcaccgcctcgggaacgacctcggcctgcgcatcgggcaccgcctcggtctctggaaccaactcggacaccgcctcggcctccggaacagcatcgggcaccgcctcggcctccggaacagcatcgggcaccgcttcggcctccggaacagcatcgggcaccgcttcggcatcgggcacagcctcggcatcgggcacagcctcgggcaccgcctcgacctgcggaacagcatcgggcacagcctcggcatcgtacattgcctcgggaaccgcctcggccaccgcatcaggcaccgcctcggcatcgggcaccgcctcggcatcggacattgcatcgggaaccgcctcgggcaccgcctcgggatcgggcaccgcctcggcatcgggcaccgcctcggcatcggacattgcatcgggaaccacctcggccaccgcatcgggcaccgcctcgggcaccgcctcggcctccggaacagcatcgggcaccgcctcggcatcgggaacagcatcgggcaccgcctcgacctccggaacggcatcggttaccgcctcggcatcgggcacagcctcggcatcgtacattgcctcgggaaccgcctcggccaccgcatcaggcaccgcctcggcatcgggcaccgcctcggcatcggacattgcatcgggaaccgcctcgggcaccgcctcggcatcgggcaccgcctcgggcaccgcctcggcatcgggcaccgcctcggcaacaggcattgcatcgggaaccacctcggccaccgcatcgggcaccgcctcgggcaccgcctcgggcaccgcctcggcaacaggcattgcatcgggaaccacctcggccaccgcatcgggcaccgcctcggcatcgggcaccgcctcgggcaccgcctcggcatcggacaccgcctcggcatcggacattgcatcgggaaccacctcggccaccgcatcaggcaccgcctcggcatcgggaaccgcctcgggcaccgcctcggcaacgggcaccgcctcgggcaacgggcattgcatcgggaaccgcctcggggaccgcctcgggcaccgcctcggcatcgggcaccgcctcgggcaccgcctcggcaccgggcaccgcctcggcaacgggcaccgcctcggcaacgggcaccgcctcggcaacgggcaccgcctcggcatcgaaCATTGCATCgagaaccgcctcggccaccgcatcaggcacccgcctcgggcaccgcctcggcaacgggcaccgcctcggcatcggacattgcatcgggaaccgcatcaggcaccgcatcaggcaccgcctcgggcaccgccttggcatcgggcaccgcctcggcatcggacattgcatcgggaaccgcctcgggcaccgcctcggcatcgggcaccgcctcggcaacaggcattgcatcgggaaccacctcggccaccgcatcgggcaccgcctcggcatcgggcaccgcctcgggcaccgcctcggcatcgggcaccgcctcggcatcggacattgcatcgggaaccacctcggccaccgcatcaggcaccgcctcggcatcgggaaccgcctcgggcaccgcctcggcaacggggcaccgcctcggcaacgggcattgcatcgggaaccgcctcggggaccgcctcgggcaccgcctcggcatcgggcaccgcctcgggcaccgcctcggcatcgggcaccgccgcctcggcaacgggcaccgcctcggcatcgggcaccgcctcggcatcgggcaccgcctcggcatcgggcaccgcctcggcatcggacattgcatcgggaaccgcctcggccaccgcctcgggcaccgcctcggcatcaggcaccgcctcggcatcggacattgcatcgggaaccaccatggggcaccgcctcggcatcgggcaccgcctcggcatcgggcaccgcctcgggcaccgcctcgacatcgggcaccgcctcggcaacgggcattgcatcgggaaccacctcggccaccgcatcgggcaccgcctcggcatcgggcaccgcctcgggcaccgcctcggcatcggacattgcatcgggaaccacctcggccaccgcatcaggcaccgcctcggcatcgggaaccgcctcgggcaccgcctcggcaacgggcaccgcctcggcaacgggcattgcatcgggaaccgcctcggggaccgcctcgggcaccgcctcgacatcgggcaccgcctcgggcaccgcctcggcatcgggcaccgcctcgggcaacgcctcggcatcggggcaccgcctcgggcaccgcctcggcatcgggcaccgcctcggcatcgggcaccacctcggcatctGCCTCGGCCTCGGACaatgcatcgggaaccgcctcggccaccgcatcaggcaccgcctcgggcaccgcctcggcatcgggcaccgcctcggcatcgggcattgcatcgggaacccacctcggccaccgcatcaggcaccgcctcggcatcgggcaccgcctcggcatcgggcaccgcctcggcatcgggcaccgcctcggcatcgggcaccgcctcggcatcggacattgcatcgggaaccgcctcggccaccgcatcaggcaccgcctcgggcaccgcctcggcatcgggccccgcctcggcctcggatacagcctcgggcaccgcctcggcatcgggcacagcctcgggcaccgcctcggcatccagAACCACCTCaagccccgcctcgggaacctcgggcacgtccacctggacgacagcggcctgctcgggaacgtcctcctggacggcagcggcccgctcgggaacgtcctcctggacggcagcggccccgctcgggaacgtcctcctggacggcagcggcccgctcgggaacgtcctcctggacggcagcggcccgctcgggaacgtcctcctggacggcagcggcccgctcgggaacgtcctccgggcttcgaggaacggctgacgcctgtctcctcctcctgcggcctctatgatggcgtgccggtggctccctgacggaagactcaggcgttgagtcaaccatcttgtgctgtggtgctgggccggcggccatcccgtgctgtggtgctgggcacgctgagctggcagccatcctgtgcaatggcgctgggctggcggccatcttgcgctgtggtgctgaactggtggccatcctgggcattggcgctggctcagcggccgtgatgtgaacactcctgggaatctccgggatctggcacatcctggaaaagtaactcaACACTGTCTctgcggccatcttgggctgtggcgctgggctggcggccatcttgtgctgtggcgctgggctggcggccatcttgtgctgtggcgctgggctggcggccatcttgtgctgtggtgctaggcacgctgagctggcggccatcttgtgctgtggcgctgggttggcgaccctcctggactgtggtgctggctcagcagccgtgatGTGACTACTcctgggaaactctgggatctggcacatcctggaaaagtaactaaacaatgtctccgcggccatcttgggcggtggcg comes from the Cyprinus carpio isolate SPL01 chromosome B4, ASM1834038v1, whole genome shotgun sequence genome and includes:
- the LOC109113572 gene encoding NACHT, LRR and PYD domains-containing protein 3-like; its protein translation is MSVLPQLLETLEDLESKKLKKFKWHLKHDSLASTADVEKADVFDTVDHMVARCGPEGAMEITLNILRKMNENHLAECLENKLKDQQKCPETTKRHHEKQVDKAPGQIDSSTETGVSVDVKAETGATVNAHLLTGNTFTGQVNFYNSAATGKETAEKQREEQGSVTVDSKAALHDYTEKLKNKLNQDCERILVGNSQTGHQKYLNDIYTDLYVVQNETGGRVNDHEVRQIELNLKQSNCKDTPIECSNIFKVNMGRRNRKVLTMGIAGVGKTVSVSKFILDWAEGKENQDISLIFPLPFRELNLITQKLSLMELLHKFCFSSSEQLPSLPEGDGEVMFIFDGLDECRFPLSFKKNDSITSVHEKTTLSNMITSLIKTHLVPSALIWITSRPAAASLIPRDYINQVTEVRGFNDEQKEKYFNKNSSAEVAGIIIRHIRKIRSLYIMCHIPVFCWISLNVLQPLLDQKGNDKMPTTLTGMYINFLISQQQKMVEKYCDDPESKDNAMSFDKIILKLGELAFKQLEKGHLIFYKEDLEECGLDVSDGSVFSGLCTQIFHKAVSTRNVYSFVHLSIQEFLAGLYVFLIYKDEKANPFLQSRKEKVAWKFSKKPLFHLHKAAINKALQSKNGHLDLFLRFLLGLSLESNQRDLTELLPKLKLKTEKIKYTAEYIRKKIEEENSVERTINLFYCLSELKDDYVEEIQKNFRTGNLSVENLSSAQWSALVFVLLISEETQEIFELQKYGRSDETLMRLLPVIKNTKRALLRNCMLTSQSCESLSSSLQSSNSALRELDLSCNELQDSGVELLSDGLKSPNCQLEILRLPICSLTAQCCKSLSSALLSSVIGELDLSNNDLQDSGVKLLSDGLKSLHCQLKILR